Sequence from the Ziziphus jujuba cultivar Dongzao chromosome 9, ASM3175591v1 genome:
CTGACTGCATCCCAATTCTTTGAATCAgcatatatatttgacaaaagcACATATGCACCATGATTCTTGGCCTCTAGCTCTACTATCTTTCTTGAGGCAAGCTCACCTAATTCCCTATTCTTATACATTCTACAAGCATTGAGCAAAGCTCCCCAAGCACCAGCATGAGGCTTGATGGGCATGCTGTTGATGAAGTTTAAGGCTTCATCTAAACGCCCAGCTCGACTGTATAAATCAACCATGCATCCATAATGCTCTAACTGAGGTTCAAGTCCATAGACTCTTCTCATGGAGTCAAAATGCTCACGACCTTCATCAACTAGTCCAACTACACTGCAACCTCTCAAGACTGAAACAAATGTGACTTCATTTGGATGAATTCCATCTTGTTTCATCAGGGAAAAAAGTTCAAGACACTTCTTCCCAAATCCATTCATGGTTAGCCCACTCATGGCACTACTCCAAGTATATACATTCTTTTCACTCATTCCCCAGAAGACTTCCATTGCCTTGTTCATATCCCCACACTTTGCATACATGTCAATGAGAGCAGTCCCCAGCGTCAAAGTCATTGGCAACTTATTTCTCTCTATATATGCATGTGCCCATCTCCCCTGATCCAATGCCCCTAAGTGAGAACATGCCGATAAAACCGAAACCATACATACTTGATTAACCTTCACACCCTCCATTTGCATCAAATGGAATAAATTTAAGGCCTCCCTCGACTTCCCACACTGTGCATACCCTGCAATCATTGCATTCCAAGCAATAGGGTCCCGTTGTGGCATTTTGTCAAACAATTCCCTTGCAAAACCCACATCACCACATTTCGCACAGGCACTCACTATAGCCGTCTGACACACTACATCTGGCTCAGGAATCTCACCAAAAACCTGGTGGCACGAACTCAACCAACCCAATTCGGCATACATGAAAATCAACCCACTTTGAATATGTGGGTCATTCTCAAACCCATGTTTTACCACAGCACAATGAACGGAAGGTCCAGTCTCACGTGCGGAAAGCTGTGCGCACGTGCGAACCAAGAAATTGAAAGTGTAATTATCAGGTGAGAGATTATCATCAGAGCGGAGAATCCGTTTGTAGAAATGGAAGCTTTTGTGAGGGGTTGAGCTCTTGGAGTAAGCTCTTATCATGGAGTTGAAGGTGAAGAGGGTGGGGTTTGGACATTGGCTGAGGACATGATTGGAATAATAGAGATTGTTGGGGTTGTGGAGGGCAATGGAAGCGACAAATTGGCCTAAAAGATGATGGTCATTAAGTAGACTGTTAACAAGCAATTGGGTGTGGATTTGCTTAAGCTCGTTGAGGGTGGTGGACGATTCAATTAGAGAAATGGCTGGGTGTTTTGCAATGCATCTTAAGGAGCTCATCACTGTCAAATATCATATTGATTTTTGTATTGATTTACAATACCTTGACAAGCTCTTTCAAGTTTCAACTTGTATTTCTATATGTTCTCTCCACAATTAGCCAGCACAGAGTTGATCCAACCTTCCTAAGGGGGGAGTTGCTCCGCGAGCACTAGAAATGAGCTCTGCGCCATATATATGACAACTCTTGCAACTGGTGAATTTATAAAATtgctatataaaaat
This genomic interval carries:
- the LOC107427122 gene encoding putative pentatricopeptide repeat-containing protein At5g40405, which translates into the protein MSSLRCIAKHPAISLIESSTTLNELKQIHTQLLVNSLLNDHHLLGQFVASIALHNPNNLYYSNHVLSQCPNPTLFTFNSMIRAYSKSSTPHKSFHFYKRILRSDDNLSPDNYTFNFLVRTCAQLSARETGPSVHCAVVKHGFENDPHIQSGLIFMYAELGWLSSCHQVFGEIPEPDVVCQTAIVSACAKCGDVGFARELFDKMPQRDPIAWNAMIAGYAQCGKSREALNLFHLMQMEGVKVNQVCMVSVLSACSHLGALDQGRWAHAYIERNKLPMTLTLGTALIDMYAKCGDMNKAMEVFWGMSEKNVYTWSSAMSGLTMNGFGKKCLELFSLMKQDGIHPNEVTFVSVLRGCSVVGLVDEGREHFDSMRRVYGLEPQLEHYGCMVDLYSRAGRLDEALNFINSMPIKPHAGAWGALLNACRMYKNRELGELASRKIVELEAKNHGAYVLLSNIYADSKNWDAVSNVREIMKAKGVRKLPGCSVLEIDGEVHEFLVGDKSHPRYNEIELMLGEISRRLKLAGYVANTNPVLFDIEEEEKEDALCQHSEKVAIAFGLISLREGMPIRIVKNLRVCWDCHDVTKLISRLFNREIIVRDRNRFHHFKDGECSCKGYW